In one window of Gorilla gorilla gorilla isolate KB3781 chromosome 2, NHGRI_mGorGor1-v2.1_pri, whole genome shotgun sequence DNA:
- the APEH gene encoding acylamino-acid-releasing enzyme isoform X5: MKAVLRKAGGTGPGEEKQFLEVWEKNRKLKSFNLSALEKHGPVYEDDCFGCLSWSHSETHLLYVAEKKRPKAESFFQTKALDVSASDDEIARLKKPDQAIKGDQFVFYEDWGENMVSKSIPVLCVLDVESGNISVLEGVPENVSPGQAFWAPGDAGVVFVGWWHEPFRLGIRFCTNRRSALYYVDLIGGKCELLSDDSLAVSSPRLSPDQCRIVYLQYPSLIPHHQCSQLCLYDWYTKVTSVVVDVVPRQLGENFSGIYCSLLPLGCWSADSQRVVFDSAQRSRQDLFAVDTQVGTVTSLTAGGSGGSWKLLTIDQDLMVAQFSTPSLPPTLKVGFLPSAGKEQSMLWVSLEEAEPIPDIHWGIRVLQPPPEQENVQYAGLDFEAILLQPGNPPDKTQVPMVVMPHGGPHSSFVTAWMLFPAMLCKMGFAVLLVNYRGSTGFGQDSILSLPGNVGHQDVKDVQFAVEQVLQEEHFDASHVALMGGSHGGFISCHLIGQYPETYRACVARNPVINIASMLGSTDIPDWCVVEAGFPFSSDCLPDLSVWAEMLDKSPIKYIPQVKTPLLLMLGQEDRRVPFKQGMEYYRALKTRNVPVRLLLYPKSTHALSEVEVESDSFMNAVLWLRTHLGS; encoded by the exons ATGAAAGCTGTGCTGCGCAAGGCTGGAGGCACGGGCCCTGGGGAAGAGAAGCAGTTTCTGGAG GTTTGGGAGAAGAACCGGAAGCTCAAGAGCTTCAACCTGTCAGCGCTGGAGAAACATGGGCCTGTTTATGAGGATG ACTGCTTTGGCTGCCTGTCCTGGTCGCACTCGGAGACCCACTTGTTGTATGTGGCAGAGAAGAAGCGCCCCAAGGCCGAGTCCTTCTTTCAGACCAAAGCCTTGGACGTCAGTGCCAGCGATGATGAGATAGCCAGGCTGAAGAAGCCAGACCAAGCCATCAAG GGGGATCAGTTTGTGTTTTATGAAGACTGGGGAGAAAACATGGTTTCCAAAAGCATCCCTGTGCTCTGCGTGCTGGATGTCGAGAGTGGCAACATCTCTGTGCTTGAGGGGGTGCCTGAGAATGTGTCCCCTGGACAG GCATTTTGGGCCCCTGGAGATGCTGGTGTGGTGTTTGTGGGCTGGTGGCATGAGCCCTTCCGGTTGGGCATCCGCTTTTGCACCAATCGCAG GTCAGCCCTGTATTATGTGGACCTCATCGGGGGGAAGTGTG AGCTCCTCTCGGATGACTCCCTGGCTGTCTCTTCTCCCCGGCTGAGCCCAGACCAATGTCGCATTGTCTACCTGCAGTACCCATCTCTGATCCCCCATCACCAATGCAGCCAGCTGTGCCTG TATGACTGGTATACCAAGGTTACCTCAGTGGTGGTAGATGTTGTGCCTCGGCAGCTGGGAG AGAACTTCTCTGGGATCTACTGCAGCCTTCTGCCTTTGGGATGCTGGTCAGCTGACAGCCAGAGAGTGGTCTTTGACTCGGCTCAGCGCAGCCGGCAG GACCTGTTTGCTGTGGACACCCAAGTGGGCACTGTGACCTCCCTCACAGCTG GAGGGTCAGGTGGGAGCTGGAAGTTGCTCACAATTGACCAGGACCTCATGGTGGCACAGTTTTCCACACCCAGCCTACCTCCAACCCTG AAAGTTGGGTTCCTGCCTTCTGCAGGGAAGGAGCAGTCAATGTTGTGGGTGTCCCTGGAGGAGGCCGAGCCCATTCCCGACATCCACTGGGGCATCCGGGTGCTACAGCCACCCCCAGAGCAAGAGAATGTGCAGTATG CTGGCCTTGACTTTGAAGCAATCCTGCTGCAGCCTGGCAACCCTCCAGATAAGACCCAAGTGCCCATGGTGGTCATGCCCCACG GGGGGCCCCATTCATCCTTTGTCACTGCCTGGATGCTGTTCCCAGCCATGCTTTGCAAGATGGGCTTTGCGGTACTACTAG TGAACTATCGTGGCTCCACGGGCTTTGGCCAGGACAgcatcctctccctcccaggcaATGTGGGCCACCAGGATGTGAAGGATGTCCAG TTTGCAGTGGAACAGGTGCTCCAGGAGGAACACTTTGATGCAAGCCATGTGGCCCTTATGGGTGGTTCCCATGGTGGCTTCATTTCCTGCCACTTGATTGGTCAGTACCCAGAGACCTACAGGGCCTGCGTGGCCCGGAACCCCGTGATCAACATCGCCTCCATGTTGGGCTCCACTGACATCCCTGACTG GTGCGTGGTGGAGGCTGGCTTTCCTTTCAGCAGTGACTGCCTGCCAGACCTCAGCGTGTGGGCTGAGATGCTGGACAAATCGCCCATCAAATACATCCCTCAG GTGAAGACACCACTGTTACTGATGTTGGGCCAGGAGGACCGGCGTGTGCCCTTCAAGCAGGGCATGGAGTATTACCGTGCCCTCAAGACCCGGAATGTGCCTGTTCG GCTCCTGCTCTATCCCAAAAGCACCCACGCATTAtcagaggtggaggtggagtCAGACAGCTTCATGAATGCTGTGCTCTGGCTACGCACACACTTGGGCAGCTGA